The genomic DNA AGAGCAGCTCTCTCACTGCGTGAAGGAGATCATGGCATTGCTAACCGAGCGGCAGGCGATGCTGGCCCAGGCTCTGGAAAGCTCACGGCAGAGAAGGGCGGAGGCATTGTCCGATCAGGTGGCAGAAAAACGCAGTATGCTGGAGCACGCCAGCCTGATGGCTTTTACTCAAGAGCTGCTTAAAGAAAATGACCCGTCCAGCTTTGTTAATGCAGCAAGGATGACGCATAACAGGTAAGACAAATTAAttattgaaattaaactttgacgCTCCTAGAttcagtggcggccagtgacttctttttttgagggcgcacgatgcgaggttcatcacaacatgtttatagcccgtcatgtgtgtggttcgtgatttcaaaatatgtgttctgcgcctCGAGAGACCCTATGTGCACAACGCGtcctgccaaaataagtgcccgctGCAGACGCGTCCACAGGGTCTATGATAacagagacgctcgcgtttgccagatactcgcataatctcacgCGTAATactgtttactgttaagggagtgtcttgcgtgtattttgtgaacgtgggCGTCTCctttatcataaacaaacacatattttggaacacgagcaacacacatgacactccaaacacatattttgaatttgcgaccctcggatgagcagtcacgagccgccactgcttagATTGAGACATTAGCTTGGATTCAGTACTTGAACATTTGATAGGtgatctatctctctctctatctttctgtttgtgtctctctctctctctcagattgGCCCAGTCCATTGAATCTATGCAGCGTTTCTCTCTTTCAGCGGATCCTTCGTTCCGTCACTTCCAACTTGATGTTTCGAGGGAGCTCAAACTACTCACAGACCTGAACTTTATTCAGGGTGGgaaaaacatacaaacaaaacttTAACACTTTTTATTATGCATAATCGCATAAGCAATCGCAACCTAAAATGTCCCATACCCCAATCCTAACCAATCTCCAAATTTCCCTTCAGCCCCTCTCGCACCTGTGATCGACACCCAGCGGACTCTTGCGTACGATCAGCTCTTTCTGTGTTGGCGCTTGCCACAAGACTCCACTCCCGCCTGGCATTTCTCTGTGGAATTCCGTCGGCGTGGGGTGGTGCCAGGGGGCGGGGCTAGAGGTGGTATCCGCGGGGGATTGGCCGCTGCTCGCTGGGGCTGGCAGAGGTTGGACGAGGTGACCGGGACCTGTGCAGTGATTGACAGATTGGAGATGGACAGTGTTTACGTCCTGAGAGTCAGAGGCTGCAATAAGGCGGGCTTCGGTGAATATAGCGAGGAAGTTTATTTACACACACCGCCAGCTCCAGGTGAGGAGATTACATACATTAACACATAAATGTCAACGTGTATATAAAGACCctttaaagtcaacatgaaatgaTAATTGAGTTTGACAGGATAATAAGAATGAATGTAGGGTGGAACTTCATTTTATTGTTTAGGAATTGATTGGATGTATAGgttcaattacattttaatgaaagACTACATAAGGGATAACGTATAGGCAGtcggttgttatcgcagaaataagcccttgtatcacactgaaggagCTCATTTCGCGATAACAACCGGCTTGCTTGCCTGTACATTAGcttgcttattacacggctatttacctcattACTAAGGTAAggagcattaaatattgatttgaaatatttgatttGCTCATATTtaacgaatgcagaccttctgtgaggaaaacctgtttatttttggttttaagataagacaagacgttcaaaAGTCACAGAGACACTATTGGGttgaatcatttgtaaatataatgtcatatatgttattaaaagacatacagatttcatttttgatgaatattaaactgtacctgtaaaaattatttgcagcatgtgtttttagttttgagcagttgttatctgggaatatgtcccgactggccaatcagaatgaagcattCCAACGAGCTGTGTAATAACTATCAATAAGGAATCTTTCTTATAGGGCTTTTGACagattaattgcaattaatcgcatacaaaataaaagttagtttttacataatatatgtgaatACACTgtgtaattatgtatatataaatacacacacatgcatttacgtatttaaaaaaaaacatttaaatataataaaaatattaaaaataagtaacaacaaagtcctttaaaagtagtttatttatataacaagcaaaaaacaacaacacatagataaCCTAGGaaaccaatatatatatatatatatatatatacacacatatacataataCACACAGATATATTacgcaaaaacaaacttttattttgtttgtgattaatcgcaattaatcttttgacagccctactctaagtaacaacaaagtcctttaaaagtagtttatttatataacaagcaaaaaacaacaacacatagataaCCTAGGaaacctatatatatatatatatatatatatatatatatatatatatatatatatatatatatatatatatatatatatatatatatatatatatatatatatacacacacacacacacatatacataataCACACAGATATATTacgcaaaaacaaacttttattttgtttgcgattaatcgcaattaatcttttgacagccctactctCTAAATATgactaacataaacaaagtaAATAGAGTCAATTTTGTGttcatgttgactttaagtCATTATCCAAATGCAATTCACTCATAATTATGCTCActttcttttctctttcttcTTTTTATTCATTCCCATTTCTCACTCTCTTTTCCTCTTTGTTTTTCCAtgttttgattgacagctttgtTAACAGTAGCTCTGcccttttttcattttatagcCCTTAAACCTCCTTCTTTTGGACACCTTATcctttgtttgtattttttcttttttatatttccCTCATCTTTCAATATACGAATCATTTCATATTAactcatgtttattttctatatAAACCTTTTGACTTTAGTGTAATCTTTTGATATGATCTAAATGTTGACCCATCGGTTTTGTAGATATGGGCACAAATAAGCTTTAATGCTGCATAATATTTATTAATCTCATTAAATGGATGCCCATGTTACAAATAATAAACCAGGGTTTGCAACATTCAGACAAAAGGCAGACGTTCATGGCTAAATATTGATATAAAGctgatataaaaatgttttcagcTGCAGCGAATGTACGAAcccttaatttaattaaaattatataattaaaagtaaaacaCATGCGGTGTGACGCAAAGTTATTCACACCTACTGCGGTGCCAACAAATCAAATATGATCATTTACACCCTTATATGCAAAATCGCATCTGATAATTTTAAAATGATCATAGTTAGCTTTACTGTTGTCCTTCTGTAATATCATTCTaggccttaaagggatagttcacctaaaataaactgtatgtcatcatttactcaccctcatgttgtttggGCCATTGTGGGTTTCtctattctgttgaacacaaaataatattataataaatataaaataatattatatattttatttttatagatattttattaaatgatgATAGTTGACagcacccattgacttccatagtgtttgcttttcctactgtggaagtcGGTGGGTGTCTtcaattgtgtgcttaccataattttttaaaatatcttattttctaTTTAACAGAGTGGGGagactcatacaggtttggaataacatgaggatgagaaaaaattacaaaatttacatttttgggttaactatccatttaatgtaatttactcTCTGCCTTATTTCTGGAAAGCAAATCGTCTTCCTTTTCTTAGCGTTTTTTCCCTGCTGTTCCCTTTACTTCCTGTACCTGAATGTTTTCCTGATTGCTGTTGTCTTTCTTTTGCCAATGCCTTCTACTCTTCTTTCTTTTCCACCCCTTTCTACATCCCTCTGTTTGGTGTCTCAAACCCCTTATCTTCTTTCCTAACCTTCTTAAAATGGGTCTCGTATTACCTTGCTGTTGCATCCCCCCTTTCCTGTATTTATGTCTTTTGCCCCGCCCCCAACTTCCGGCAGTGTTGAATTTTTACCTGGACTCTCGCTGGGGTCTGCACGCGGACAGACTGGTGGTGAGTAAGGAACAGCGTTGCGCCCGCAGCATTCCCGGACTTTCCCTGCTGCAGGGCGCCGACCGGACACTCACTTCCTGTCACCTGACTGCAGACTTGCTGGTGGGTGATGTGGCCATAACTCAGGGCCGACACTATTGGGCGTGTTCAATTGAGCCCGGCTCCTACCTGGTCAAGGCAAGTTATAGAACGGAGATTACGATGTGCATTTGATGTCGTTTATCATTAAGAGGAGCTCAATTGTTATAGCCacatgcataaaatgtaaatgtaacacACATTAATTTTGGCAATAATTCCTATTTTCTTTTTACTTGTCTTTGTTTTTCTGCCCTGCAGGTTGGTGTAGGTTCCGAATCCAAACTTCAAGAATGGTTTCATCTTCCCCAGGACATGGCAAGCCCACGGTAAGAGCAAGAGCACGGTTGCAATGCTCTTTTGTCATGCTTTAAACTATCCTAAACATCACTGAATCCTCCCAACTTCTTCTAGATATGATCCTGACAGTGGCCATGACAGCGGGGCAGAAGATTCGTCTGATTCCCCTCCACCCTTCTCTTTCCTCACAATGGGCATGGGTAAAATCTACCTGCCCCCCTCTGCCAACTCCCATCAGGGAAATGCCAATTACAGAGAGTCCGGCTTTACCAACGGCCCTTCATCTCCGACCGGTGTGACCTATCCTCTGCCTCCGAGGCTGGGAGTGTGTCTTGATTTTGAGAAAGGGCGTGTCACGTTTTATGATGCCCACTCTCTCCGCCCACTCTGGGAGGGACCCGTGGACTGCTCCGCCCCTGTGTGCCCCGCATTCTGTTTCATTGGAGGCGGAGCTATACAGCTACAGGAACTGGTAGCTAATCGCAATGCGAATCAAACCCCTGTAAGGAGAGTCACCATTCAATCACGCGTTACTAAACTGAACTGAGGTGACTGTAATGCCATACCAGAGCCTTTTATATTGCAGTTTTAAGGTTTTTAATTGTATCCCACATGAAATATGTATGCTTATTTCTTTTTATCTGACATTATCTTTATAAGAGGCCTTTATTGCTGCACTGCTTGCCTGCTTGCCGAATTATAAATTCCTTCCAATGATTTAATAGATGCCACGTATATGAAAGTAGTTAAAATTGCATATCCAGACATacgctcacctaaaggattattagacaCACCATACTaaaactgtgtttgaccccttttcgccttcagaactgtcttaattctatgtggcattgattcaacaaggtgttgaaagcattctttagaaatgttggcccataatgataagatagcatcttgcagttgatggagtttgtgggatgcacatccagggtaTGCAGCTCTCGTCCACCATATCCCAAAGATGCTGTATTGGgttaagatctggtgactgtgggggccattttagtacagtgactcattgtcatgttcaagaaaccaatttgaaatgattagagctttgtgacatagtgcattatcctgctggaagtagccatcagaggatgggtacacgGTGGTCACAAAGGGATGGAAatgatcagaaacaatgctttggtaggctgtggcatttcaACGATGCCCaactggcactaaggggcctaaagtgtgccatgaaaacatccccccacacattacaccaccaccaccagccttcacagtggtaacaaggcatgatggatccatgttctcattctgtttacgccaaattctgactctaccatctgaatgtctcaacagaaatcgagactcatcagaccaggcaacatttttttcaattttcaactgtccaattttgaggagctcgtgcaaattgtagcctcatTTTCCATTTgcagtggagatgagtggtaccc from Misgurnus anguillicaudatus chromosome 20, ASM2758022v2, whole genome shotgun sequence includes the following:
- the trim46b gene encoding tripartite motif-containing 46b isoform X1, translating into MATRCQVKSNMKSMEQELLCPVCKHIVKQPIVLPCLHSVCLMCASEVLVQSGYPQPELPPEPNSPASTPNTRSPRQMRRPMPKSDRVDRLLRSGSGTYPGRRRKEGPPTLMRFPCVPCGRDVELGERGLAECMRNLTLERIVERYRHTVNLGSVAVMCQFCKPPQALEATKGCADCRASFCNECFKLYHPWGTPRAQHEHVQPTLNFRPKVLTCPEHDQEKLQFYCKSCQMLLCALCKLRRVHTGHKIAPVTQAYQTLKDKITKEMNYIMSNQDMVLTQITQLENAITQTEVNSVSAKEQLSHCVKEIMALLTERQAMLAQALESSRQRRAEALSDQVAEKRSMLEHASLMAFTQELLKENDPSSFVNAARMTHNRLAQSIESMQRFSLSADPSFRHFQLDVSRELKLLTDLNFIQAPLAPVIDTQRTLAYDQLFLCWRLPQDSTPAWHFSVEFRRRGVVPGGGARGGIRGGLAAARWGWQRLDEVTGTCAVIDRLEMDSVYVLRVRGCNKAGFGEYSEEVYLHTPPAPVLNFYLDSRWGLHADRLVVSKEQRCARSIPGLSLLQGADRTLTSCHLTADLLVGDVAITQGRHYWACSIEPGSYLVKVGVGSESKLQEWFHLPQDMASPRYDPDSGHDSGAEDSSDSPPPFSFLTMGMGKIYLPPSANSHQGNANYRESGFTNGPSSPTGVTYPLPPRLGVCLDFEKGRVTFYDAHSLRPLWEGPVDCSAPVCPAFCFIGGGAIQLQELVANRNANQTPVRRVTIQSRVTKLN
- the trim46b gene encoding tripartite motif-containing 46b isoform X2: MKSMEQELLCPVCKHIVKQPIVLPCLHSVCLMCASEVLVQSGYPQPELPPEPNSPASTPNTRSPRQMRRPMPKSDRVDRLLRSGSGTYPGRRRKEGPPTLMRFPCVPCGRDVELGERGLAECMRNLTLERIVERYRHTVNLGSVAVMCQFCKPPQALEATKGCADCRASFCNECFKLYHPWGTPRAQHEHVQPTLNFRPKVLTCPEHDQEKLQFYCKSCQMLLCALCKLRRVHTGHKIAPVTQAYQTLKDKITKEMNYIMSNQDMVLTQITQLENAITQTEVNSVSAKEQLSHCVKEIMALLTERQAMLAQALESSRQRRAEALSDQVAEKRSMLEHASLMAFTQELLKENDPSSFVNAARMTHNRLAQSIESMQRFSLSADPSFRHFQLDVSRELKLLTDLNFIQAPLAPVIDTQRTLAYDQLFLCWRLPQDSTPAWHFSVEFRRRGVVPGGGARGGIRGGLAAARWGWQRLDEVTGTCAVIDRLEMDSVYVLRVRGCNKAGFGEYSEEVYLHTPPAPVLNFYLDSRWGLHADRLVVSKEQRCARSIPGLSLLQGADRTLTSCHLTADLLVGDVAITQGRHYWACSIEPGSYLVKVGVGSESKLQEWFHLPQDMASPRYDPDSGHDSGAEDSSDSPPPFSFLTMGMGKIYLPPSANSHQGNANYRESGFTNGPSSPTGVTYPLPPRLGVCLDFEKGRVTFYDAHSLRPLWEGPVDCSAPVCPAFCFIGGGAIQLQELVANRNANQTPVRRVTIQSRVTKLN